From Budorcas taxicolor isolate Tak-1 chromosome 19, Takin1.1, whole genome shotgun sequence, the proteins below share one genomic window:
- the SPPL2C gene encoding signal peptide peptidase-like 2C, with product MACLGLLLFFLLLFLLASTAAQGEYGVVHVVSDNWSKDYCILFRSDYVTLPRDLQHAPLLPLHDGTGSPWCPGQDSSHQAHPDGSASQRPLHRTTAMVMRGNCSFYDKGWLAQRRGAHGLLIVSRVSGQQCSDITPAAQNPRKPLPDLTIPVAVLRYTDMLDILSHTHGGNGVHVALYAPPEPILDYNMVVIFLLAVGTVAVGGYWAGVTEADRLQRRRARGGGGPGGHPPRGALAARRGPRDDDEESPVDFTPAMTGAVVAMSCSIMLLLYFFYDCFVYVMIAIFGLGAGTGLYSCLLPVVRRLPVWRDQWLLPGRRACLQLPLLLLAGLCLVVTGLWVAYRNEDRWAWLLQDTLGVAYCLFVLRRMRLPTLKSCASFLLALLVFDVFFVFVTPLLTGTGESIMVGVASGPADSLSHERLPMVLKVPRLSFSALTLCDQPFSILGFGDIVVPGFLVAYCHRFDVHIRSRQVYFVACTAAYAVGLLVTFFAMAFMQMGQPALLYLVSSTLLTSLAVATCRQELTLFWTGQVRAKALARPVPGLCGAPSVGSERKREHVADIHRAFELEGAAISTLAGDLDSSLGEDTAGTVTISEDEATSPEGHSDSSECWSDANLEPDDLSSTPSGVSEEFLPLMPMAMLIPLRPPPSELGQALAQAHEASLPCTGFHKRKGLKVKKSMLTQDPL from the coding sequence ATGGCGTGCCTGGGtctcctcctctttttcctcctcctcttcctcctggccAGCACCGCGGCCCAGGGGGAGTACGGCGTGGTCCACGTGGTGTCGGACAACTGGAGCAAGGACTACTGCATTCTCTTCCGCTCCGACTACGTCACCCTGCCCCGGGACCTGCAGCACGCCCCACTCCTGCCCCTGCACGACGGCACGGGCTCACCCTGGTGCCCAGGCCAGGACTCGTCCCACCAGGCCCACCCAGACGGCTCCGCCAGCCAGCGGCCCCTCCACCGGACCACCGCCATGGTCATGAGGGGCAACTGCAGCTTCTACGACAAGGGCTGGCTGGCTCAGCGCCGAGGCGCCCACGGGTTGCTCATCGTGAGCCGGGTCAGCGGCCAACAGTGCTCAGACATCACCCCGGCGGCCCAGAACCCCCGCAAGCCCCTCCCAGACCTCACCATCCCCGTGGCCGTGCTCCGCTACACCGACATGCTGGACATCCTCAGCCACACCCACGGGGGCAACGGGGTCCACGTGGCCTTGTACGCCCCCCCAGAGCCCATCCTCGACTACAACATGGTGGTCATCTTCCTCCTGGCCGTGGGCACCGTGGCCGTGGGCGGCTACTGGGCCGGCGTGACTGAGGCTGACCGGCTGCAGCGGCGCCGGGCTCGAGGGGGCGGGGGGCCCGGCGGTCACCCTCCACGGGGAGCCCTGGCGGCCCGGCGGGGGCCCAGAGACGACGACGAGGAGTCGCCGGTGGACTTCACGCCGGCCATGACGGGCGCGGTGGTCGCCATGTCCTGCTCCATCATGCTGCTGCTCTATTTCTTCTACGACTGCTTCGTCTACGTCATGATCGCCATCTTCGGGCTGGGCGCGGGCACCGGCCTCTACAGCTGCCTGCTGCCCGTGGTGCGCCGCCTGCCCGTGTGGCGGGACCAGTGGCTCCTGCCCGGCCGCCGAGCCTGTCTGCagctgcccctgctgctgctggctgGCCTGTGCCTGGTGGTGACGGGCCTCTGGGTCGCCTACCGGAACGAGGACCGCTGGGCGTGGCTGCTGCAGGACACGCTGGGCGTGGCCTACTGCCTCTTCGTCCTACGGCGCATGCGCCTGCCCACCCTCAAGAGCTGCGCCTCCTTCCTGCTGGCCCTGCTCGTCTTCGACGTCTTCTTCGTCTTCGTCACACCGTTGCTCACCGGGACCGGCGAGAGCATCATGGTTGGGGTGGCCTCGGGCCCGGCAGATTCCTTGAGCCACGAGAGGCTGCCCATGGTCCTCAAGGTGCCCCGGCTGAGCTTCTCGGCCTTGACCCTGTGTGACCAGCCCTTCTCTATCCTCGGCTTCGGTGACATCGTGGTCCCCGGCTTCCTGGTGGCCTACTGTCACCGCTTTGATGTGCATATCCGCTCACGGCAGGTCTACTTCGTGGCCTGCACAGCGGCCTACGCTGTGGGCCTGCTGGTCACCTTCTTTGCCATGGCCTTCATGCAGATGGGCCAGCCTGCCCTGCTCTACCTGGTGTCCAGCACGCTGCTCACCAGCCTGGCCGTGGCCACCTGCCGCCAGGAGCTCACCCTCTTCTGGACAGGCCAGGTTAGAGCCAAGGCCCTCGCCCGGCCTGTGCCAGGGCTCTGCGGCGCCCCTTCAGTTGGTTCTGAGCGGAAGCGGGAGCATGTGGCAGACATCCACAGAGCCTTCGAGCTCGAGGGGGCCGCCATCTCCACCCTGGCAGGAGACTTAGATAGCAGCCTTGGGGAGGACACGGCTGGGACTGTCACCATATCTGAGGATGAAGCGACCAGTCCAGAAGGCCACAGTGACAGCTCTGAGTGCTGGAGCGATGCCAACCTGGAGCCCGATGACCTGTCGAGTACCCCTTCTGGGGTCTCAGAGGAGTTCTTACCACTGATGCCAATGGCCATGCTGATACCGCTCAGGCCGCCGCCCTCGGAGCTGGGCCAGGCCCTGGCCCAGGCCCATGAGGCCAGCCTGCCCTGTACAGGCTTCCACAAGAGGAAGGGCCTTAAGGTGAAGAAGAGCATGTTGACCCAAGATCCCTTGTGA